From one Paeniglutamicibacter psychrophenolicus genomic stretch:
- a CDS encoding RNA degradosome polyphosphate kinase, protein MDSHPPTSSLGITDVPAARATQDRIELPDFEPSPIPDGDFADDRFLDRELSWLHFNARVLELAEDAEMHLLERVNFLSIFSSNLDEFFMVRVAGLKRRIATGLAVPSAAGMSPIDQLEMLLGDAHALQLRHAQVFAEQVRPALEKEQLLLVCWEDLDERAREELHRWFIDQVFPILTPLAVDPAHPFPYISGLSLNLAVVVRNPVTGKELFARLKVPDTMARLISVDGPRAGNSAGRVARFITLEDVIAVHLEHLFPGMDIVEHHFFRVTRNEDLEVEEDDAENLLQALEKELLRRRFGPPVRLEVVEDINPNIRALLVRELGIEDDEVFALPAPLDLRGLGVIANIDRSDLHFPKHLAHTSRFLNESETSKAANVFAAMRRRDILLHHPYDSFSTSVQAFLEQAANDPKVMAIKQTLYRTSGDSPIVDALIDAAESGKQVLALVEIKARFDEQANISWARKLEQAGVHVVYGIVGLKTHSKLSLVIRREGERLRRYCHIGTGNYHPRTARYYEDLGLLTSDDAVGEDLSRLFNQLSGYAPRSTFKRLLVAPRSLRSGLIDRIEAEIANRKAGLAARVVIKVNSMVDEAVIDALYRASQAGVAVDVIVRGICALRPGVPGLSENISVRSILGRFLEHSRVFMFHNAGEPVVFIGSADMMHRNLDRRVEALVSLSSREDTAELVALLDRYMDPGTASWHLDAEGQWTRHHKDVDGAPLEDIQSWLIESRTRQRTVVRR, encoded by the coding sequence ATGGATTCGCACCCACCCACCTCCTCCCTGGGCATCACCGACGTCCCGGCGGCCCGCGCCACCCAGGACCGGATCGAGCTGCCCGACTTCGAGCCCTCCCCGATCCCCGACGGCGACTTCGCCGACGACAGGTTCCTGGACCGCGAGCTGAGCTGGCTGCACTTCAACGCCCGGGTGCTGGAGCTGGCCGAGGATGCGGAAATGCACCTGCTGGAGCGGGTCAACTTCCTGTCGATCTTCTCCTCGAACCTTGACGAGTTCTTCATGGTGCGCGTCGCCGGGCTCAAGCGCCGCATCGCCACCGGCCTGGCGGTGCCCTCGGCGGCCGGGATGAGCCCCATCGACCAGCTGGAAATGCTGCTGGGCGACGCGCACGCACTGCAGCTGCGCCACGCGCAGGTCTTCGCCGAACAGGTCCGCCCCGCCCTGGAAAAAGAGCAGCTCCTGCTGGTGTGCTGGGAGGACCTGGACGAGCGCGCCCGCGAGGAGCTGCACCGCTGGTTCATCGACCAGGTCTTCCCGATCCTCACCCCGCTGGCGGTGGACCCCGCCCACCCCTTCCCCTACATCTCCGGGCTCTCGCTGAACCTGGCCGTGGTGGTCCGCAACCCGGTGACCGGCAAGGAGCTCTTCGCCCGGCTGAAGGTCCCGGACACCATGGCGCGGCTGATCTCGGTCGACGGGCCGCGCGCCGGGAACTCGGCGGGCCGCGTGGCACGCTTCATCACGCTCGAGGACGTGATCGCGGTGCACCTGGAACACCTGTTCCCGGGCATGGACATCGTCGAGCACCATTTCTTCCGCGTCACCCGCAACGAGGACCTCGAGGTCGAGGAGGACGACGCGGAGAACCTGCTCCAGGCCCTGGAGAAGGAGCTGCTGCGCCGCCGCTTCGGCCCGCCGGTGCGCCTTGAGGTGGTCGAGGACATCAACCCCAACATCCGTGCGCTGCTGGTGCGTGAGCTGGGCATCGAGGACGACGAGGTCTTCGCGCTTCCGGCCCCGCTGGATCTGCGCGGGCTGGGCGTGATCGCCAACATCGACCGCTCCGATTTGCACTTCCCCAAGCACCTGGCGCACACCTCGCGCTTCCTCAACGAGTCCGAGACCTCCAAGGCCGCGAACGTCTTTGCCGCGATGCGCCGGCGCGACATCCTGCTGCACCACCCCTACGACTCCTTCTCCACCTCCGTCCAGGCGTTCCTGGAGCAGGCCGCAAACGACCCCAAGGTCATGGCCATCAAGCAGACGCTGTACCGCACGTCCGGAGACTCCCCCATCGTTGATGCGCTGATCGACGCGGCCGAGTCCGGCAAGCAGGTCCTCGCGCTGGTCGAGATCAAGGCCCGCTTCGACGAGCAGGCCAACATCTCCTGGGCACGGAAGCTGGAGCAGGCCGGGGTGCACGTGGTCTACGGGATCGTGGGCCTGAAGACGCACTCCAAGCTTTCCCTGGTGATCCGCCGCGAGGGCGAGCGGTTGCGCCGCTACTGCCACATCGGCACCGGCAACTACCACCCGCGCACCGCCCGCTACTACGAGGATTTGGGCCTGCTGACTTCAGACGACGCGGTCGGCGAGGACCTTTCGAGGCTGTTCAACCAGCTCTCGGGGTACGCGCCGCGCTCCACCTTCAAGCGGCTTTTGGTGGCCCCGCGCTCGCTGCGCTCGGGGCTGATCGACCGGATCGAGGCGGAGATCGCCAACCGCAAGGCGGGCCTGGCGGCCCGGGTGGTCATCAAGGTCAACTCGATGGTCGACGAGGCGGTCATCGACGCGCTCTACCGCGCCTCGCAGGCCGGGGTGGCCGTCGATGTGATCGTGCGCGGGATCTGCGCGCTGCGCCCCGGGGTGCCGGGGCTGAGCGAGAACATTTCGGTCCGCTCGATCCTGGGACGCTTCCTGGAGCACAGCCGGGTGTTCATGTTCCACAACGCCGGCGAGCCGGTGGTGTTCATCGGCTCGGCCGACATGATGCACCGGAACCTGGACCGCCGCGTCGAGGCCCTGGTGTCGCTGAGCAGCCGCGAGGACACCGCCGAGCTGGTCGCGTTGCTTGACCGCTACATGGATCCGGGCACCGCCAGCTGGCACCTGGATGCCGAGGGACAGTGGACCCGGCACCACAAGGACGTGGACGGCGCACCGCTGGAAGACATCCAGTCGTGGCTGATCGAGTCGCGCACCCGCCAGCGGACCGTGGTCAGGCGCTAG
- the mshD gene encoding mycothiol synthase yields the protein MNAAPNPEVSIQVVTGTPDPEVLAELHALVAAGEEADGNPPLSEQTLLDLRTPSASGLLVGAYAYLGQDDDTVSTDLVGAAVAVHGTGGAPGTLEMVVHPSFRDSGIAGAMVDALGKNTGLGTLRAWAHGNHEAAAKLAERFGYTPVRELWRMRMVAGTPVPAAVIPEGITIRAFDPATDGPGWVAANAAAFAHHPEQGALTDVDLAARMAEDWFDPAGFLLAVDDAGKILGFHWTKVHPALSSPTTGEHQAIGEIYVVGVIPEAQGTGLGKVLTLAGIEYLDSLGLDALMLYVDADNAPAVSLYRKLGFTKWDVDVMYAPASVS from the coding sequence ATGAACGCCGCACCGAATCCCGAAGTCAGCATCCAAGTCGTCACCGGCACCCCGGACCCCGAGGTGCTCGCCGAGCTGCATGCACTGGTGGCCGCCGGCGAGGAAGCCGACGGCAACCCGCCGCTGAGCGAACAGACCCTGCTCGACCTGCGCACGCCCTCGGCCTCCGGGCTGCTGGTGGGCGCCTACGCCTACCTGGGCCAGGACGACGACACCGTCTCCACCGACCTGGTCGGCGCCGCCGTCGCGGTGCACGGCACCGGCGGGGCACCGGGCACGCTGGAAATGGTCGTGCACCCCTCCTTCCGTGATTCGGGCATCGCCGGGGCCATGGTCGACGCGCTGGGAAAGAACACCGGGCTGGGCACGCTGCGCGCCTGGGCGCACGGCAACCACGAGGCCGCCGCCAAGCTCGCCGAGCGCTTCGGCTACACCCCGGTGCGCGAGCTGTGGCGCATGCGCATGGTCGCCGGCACCCCGGTGCCCGCCGCCGTCATCCCCGAGGGCATCACCATCCGCGCCTTCGACCCGGCCACCGACGGACCCGGCTGGGTCGCAGCCAACGCCGCGGCCTTCGCCCACCACCCCGAACAGGGGGCGCTGACCGACGTGGACCTGGCCGCGCGCATGGCCGAAGACTGGTTCGACCCCGCCGGGTTCCTGCTGGCCGTCGACGATGCAGGGAAGATCCTGGGCTTCCACTGGACCAAGGTGCACCCGGCGCTGTCCTCCCCCACCACCGGGGAGCACCAGGCCATCGGGGAGATCTACGTGGTCGGGGTGATCCCCGAGGCGCAGGGCACCGGCCTGGGCAAGGTGCTCACGCTGGCCGGCATCGAGTACCTGGACTCCCTGGGCCTGGATGCGCTGATGCTCTACGTGGATGCCGACAACGCCCCGGCGGTTTCGCTCTACCGGAAACTGGGCTTCACCAAGTGGGATGTCGACGTCATGTACGCCCCGGCTTCGGTAAGCTAG
- a CDS encoding winged helix-turn-helix transcriptional regulator, whose amino-acid sequence MAIIALLTNTPGTSAQIVPSLELLSHQVRVLPAQGSALLAADGAEVVLVDGRKDLAASRTLCQLLRTTGVSAPLLLVLTEGGMAAISASWQVDDVLLDTAGPAEVEARLRLAIARSAPAAGTTGAPIRAAGVIIDEASYTAKVHGTPLNLTYKEFELLKYLAAHPGRVFTREQLLHEVWGYDYYGGTRTVDVHVRRLRAKLGTDHEQLIGTVRNVGYRFASARHENTEVIDA is encoded by the coding sequence ATGGCGATCATCGCGCTGCTGACCAACACCCCCGGCACCTCCGCCCAGATCGTCCCGTCGCTGGAGCTGCTCTCCCACCAGGTCCGGGTATTGCCGGCGCAGGGCTCCGCCCTGCTGGCCGCCGACGGCGCCGAGGTCGTGCTGGTGGACGGGCGCAAGGACCTGGCCGCCTCCCGCACGCTGTGCCAGCTGTTGCGCACCACCGGCGTCTCGGCCCCGCTGCTGCTGGTGCTCACCGAGGGCGGGATGGCGGCGATCTCCGCGTCCTGGCAGGTCGACGACGTGCTGCTTGACACCGCCGGGCCCGCCGAGGTCGAGGCGCGCCTGCGCCTGGCCATCGCCCGCTCGGCGCCCGCCGCGGGAACCACCGGCGCGCCCATCCGCGCCGCCGGGGTCATCATCGACGAGGCCAGCTACACCGCCAAGGTCCACGGCACCCCGCTGAACCTCACCTACAAGGAATTCGAGCTGCTCAAGTACCTGGCGGCGCACCCGGGGCGGGTGTTCACCCGCGAGCAATTGCTGCACGAGGTCTGGGGATACGACTACTACGGGGGCACCCGCACCGTGGACGTGCACGTGCGCCGGCTGCGTGCCAAGCTGGGCACCGACCACGAGCAGCTCATCGGCACGGTGCGCAACGTCGGCTACCGCTTTGCCTCGGCACGCCACGAAAACACCGAGGTCATCGACGCCTAG
- a CDS encoding FABP family protein produces the protein MAIEIPTDLTPELVPLSWLIGSWEGTGRLGEGEADDEHFLQRVSFTQHGLPFLEYRSETWITDEQGNTLRPLTVETGFWSLERPMVEADLGPGMVPGDVVPALRSAQDVEDLRSDEGGFKIQVNIAHPGAISELYYGVIKGPQIHLATDLVMRGTNAKDYASATRIYGLVNGDLFWRWDVSTGGNDLKAHASAALKKQG, from the coding sequence ATGGCCATTGAGATTCCCACCGACCTGACCCCCGAATTGGTGCCGCTGTCGTGGCTGATCGGTTCCTGGGAAGGGACCGGGCGCCTCGGCGAAGGGGAAGCCGACGACGAACACTTCCTCCAGCGCGTGAGCTTCACCCAGCACGGCTTGCCGTTCCTGGAATACCGGTCCGAAACCTGGATCACCGACGAGCAGGGCAACACGTTGCGCCCGCTCACCGTCGAGACCGGGTTCTGGTCCCTGGAACGTCCCATGGTCGAGGCCGACCTCGGCCCGGGCATGGTGCCCGGTGACGTGGTGCCGGCACTTCGCTCGGCCCAGGACGTCGAGGACCTGCGCAGCGACGAGGGCGGGTTCAAGATCCAGGTCAACATCGCGCACCCCGGGGCGATCTCCGAACTTTATTACGGCGTCATCAAGGGCCCGCAGATCCACCTGGCCACGGACCTGGTGATGCGCGGCACCAACGCCAAGGACTACGCCTCGGCCACCCGCATCTACGGGCTGGTCAACGGCGACCTGTTCTGGCGCTGGGATGTATCCACCGGCGGCAACGACCTGAAGGCCCACGCGTCGGCCGCCCTCAAGAAACAGGGATGA
- a CDS encoding YgfZ/GcvT domain-containing protein, whose protein sequence is MANSPLLSRPGAVAGSGIDAGTAAHYGELNKEQRALSNGAAVADMSHFEVVTLAGEDRLTWLNTLSSQAVTGLLPGQSTQTLLLTVQGRIEFDIRVLAGEDRLWLLVEPGQAEPLVAFLTRMRFMLRVQITDVSERFAILGACAAQPALEKYPVWVDPWPGVTEGGYAYSAPDHPGAERPWFEYIVPADELETAVGDLPLAGMLAVEALRIAAWRPRFGFDTDEKTIPQELDLLRTAVHLDKGCYKGQETVARVHNIGRPPRRLVFLQLDGSMHTLPALGSEVRIGEKSVGTLTSVASHFEAGPIGLALIKRNIDPETDVEVVDGEERYAAKQETIVSPDAGQIAGRFTGFLRTPH, encoded by the coding sequence ATGGCGAATTCGCCGTTATTGTCACGACCCGGCGCAGTCGCCGGATCAGGGATCGACGCGGGCACGGCAGCCCACTACGGGGAACTGAACAAGGAACAACGCGCGCTGTCCAACGGCGCCGCGGTGGCCGACATGTCCCACTTCGAGGTGGTGACCCTGGCCGGCGAGGACCGCCTGACCTGGCTCAACACGCTCTCCAGCCAGGCGGTGACCGGGCTGCTCCCGGGACAAAGCACCCAGACGCTGCTGCTCACCGTGCAGGGACGCATCGAATTCGACATCCGCGTGCTGGCCGGCGAGGACAGGCTCTGGCTGCTGGTGGAACCGGGCCAGGCCGAGCCGCTGGTCGCGTTCCTGACGCGCATGCGCTTCATGCTGCGCGTTCAGATCACCGACGTCTCCGAACGGTTCGCGATCCTCGGGGCGTGCGCGGCGCAGCCGGCACTGGAAAAGTACCCGGTGTGGGTCGATCCGTGGCCCGGCGTCACCGAGGGCGGCTACGCCTACTCCGCTCCCGATCACCCCGGTGCCGAGCGCCCGTGGTTCGAATACATCGTGCCTGCCGACGAGCTGGAAACCGCAGTCGGGGACCTGCCGCTGGCCGGGATGCTCGCGGTGGAGGCGCTGCGCATCGCCGCCTGGCGCCCGCGCTTCGGCTTCGACACCGACGAGAAGACCATTCCGCAGGAACTTGACCTGCTGCGCACCGCGGTGCACCTGGACAAGGGCTGCTACAAGGGCCAGGAGACCGTGGCCCGCGTGCACAACATCGGCCGGCCCCCGCGCCGCCTGGTGTTCCTGCAGCTGGACGGCTCGATGCACACGTTGCCCGCCCTGGGCTCGGAGGTCCGCATCGGGGAGAAGTCCGTTGGCACGTTGACCTCGGTGGCCTCGCACTTCGAGGCCGGCCCCATCGGCCTGGCCCTCATCAAGCGCAACATCGACCCGGAGACCGACGTCGAGGTGGTGGATGGCGAGGAACGCTACGCCGCGAAGCAGGAGACCATCGTGAGCCCGGACGCCGGGCAGATCGCCGGGCGCTTCACCGGGTTCCTGCGCACCCCGCACTAA
- a CDS encoding AMP-binding protein, with translation MIDLLAPTRHRGAPPIPQPDPDQAGHPALLTGTGELFSHGQLRSTVAELAARLPDVSTGRRLVHLPMRRDLASVLSYLATLEAGHVALVTAEAAQSAAILQRYPPDISATGQMNRPFELHSVAPRHLLHPELALLLSTSGSTGSPKLVRLSARNLRSNAEAIARALQLTAADRAVTSLPLHYCFGLSVLHSHLVAGGSVLLHEGSVVEPSLWEAIDGRQVTTLAVVPHMVELMESTGVLERPHPSLRLLAQAGGRMSPGRVQRTVDLGREGGWELAVMYGQTEATARICVLDPALVAQNPDAVGHPVAGTSLHLDTSVPEAQAGSGEVLVRGPGVMMGYAEHPDDLALGAMHSELRTGDLGRIGPDGLLRLVGRRSGFVKVMGVRIDVAVVENALESAGYTGCVGADGAVLAVAVEPLPGRDAAEVAAGARAVAVRASGLGPAAVALAVATLPRLPNGKVDRPGCAALVSGTGSAPGTGMQGGEKSPVARIAGTIGAVLGIEAVDPGRSFVQHGGDSLSHVQASLKLESFLGPLPRGWHHRPLAELAGLPRREPFPVAPGSAGSPGDGPGPAARRGVRARLRFRSVESTVVLRALAVVAICGSHAQLFDLLGGAHILLAVAGYNTVRFGLAVPGITARWRAAARMLLGVAVPTMAVALFGMLATQRYGWSNVLLGHWLFGHPVAGSTRNEYWFIDALAAGIVVLAAVLSVPAVSRAWARDPWRVAAVLTALALVPRFAVPALTQGPMEQSIMPTVFWLVAAGAAAAYAGTRGRRWATFALAVLGGATFFPGDPQHCATVLAGVAVLLFIQRLPVPAAALPLLSLLASASLYIYLVQFLVLSMFENDVVETIAALAAGTLLWLVADRPVRHLQDALIPMRGR, from the coding sequence GTGATTGACCTCCTCGCACCCACGCGCCACCGCGGCGCACCGCCGATCCCGCAGCCGGATCCGGACCAGGCCGGCCATCCGGCGTTGCTCACCGGGACCGGCGAGCTGTTCTCGCACGGGCAGCTGCGCAGTACCGTGGCGGAACTCGCCGCACGGCTGCCCGATGTTTCCACCGGACGGAGGCTGGTGCACCTGCCGATGCGCCGCGACCTGGCCAGCGTGCTCTCCTACCTCGCAACCCTCGAGGCAGGGCACGTTGCCCTGGTGACCGCGGAGGCGGCACAAAGCGCCGCGATCCTGCAGCGCTACCCACCCGACATCTCGGCCACCGGCCAGATGAACCGGCCCTTCGAATTGCACTCGGTGGCCCCGCGCCACCTGCTGCACCCCGAGCTCGCACTGCTGCTGAGCACCTCGGGCAGCACCGGTTCGCCCAAGCTGGTGCGGCTCTCGGCGCGCAACCTGCGCTCCAACGCCGAGGCCATCGCCCGTGCGCTGCAGCTGACCGCGGCCGACCGGGCCGTCACCAGCCTGCCTCTGCACTACTGCTTCGGGCTCTCGGTGCTGCATTCGCACCTGGTGGCCGGCGGATCGGTGCTGCTGCACGAGGGCTCGGTGGTGGAGCCCTCGTTGTGGGAGGCGATCGACGGGCGCCAGGTCACCACACTGGCGGTGGTCCCGCACATGGTCGAACTCATGGAATCCACCGGCGTGCTCGAACGCCCTCACCCCTCGCTGCGGCTGCTGGCCCAAGCCGGCGGAAGGATGTCCCCCGGGCGGGTGCAGCGCACCGTAGACCTTGGCCGCGAGGGCGGCTGGGAGCTGGCGGTGATGTACGGGCAGACCGAGGCCACCGCGCGCATCTGCGTGCTGGACCCGGCACTGGTGGCGCAAAACCCCGACGCCGTGGGACACCCGGTGGCAGGGACCTCCCTGCATCTTGACACCTCGGTGCCGGAGGCGCAGGCAGGCAGCGGCGAGGTGCTGGTCCGCGGGCCCGGGGTCATGATGGGCTATGCCGAGCACCCCGACGACCTGGCGCTCGGGGCCATGCACAGCGAACTGCGCACCGGGGACCTGGGCCGAATCGGCCCCGATGGACTGCTGCGCCTGGTCGGGCGGCGCTCGGGCTTCGTCAAGGTCATGGGCGTGCGCATCGACGTGGCGGTTGTCGAAAACGCCCTGGAATCCGCCGGCTACACCGGATGCGTGGGCGCCGATGGCGCAGTGCTGGCCGTGGCCGTCGAACCGCTGCCCGGCCGCGATGCCGCCGAGGTGGCCGCCGGGGCACGGGCCGTGGCGGTGCGGGCCTCGGGATTGGGGCCCGCGGCCGTGGCCCTGGCCGTCGCGACGCTGCCCCGGCTGCCCAACGGCAAGGTGGACCGGCCCGGCTGCGCGGCCCTGGTTTCCGGAACCGGCAGCGCACCGGGCACCGGCATGCAGGGAGGGGAGAAGTCTCCGGTGGCGCGGATCGCCGGCACCATTGGCGCGGTGCTGGGGATCGAGGCCGTGGACCCGGGACGCAGCTTCGTGCAGCACGGCGGGGACTCGCTCAGCCACGTGCAGGCCTCGCTGAAACTCGAATCATTCCTCGGGCCGCTGCCGCGCGGTTGGCACCACCGCCCGCTGGCCGAACTGGCCGGGTTGCCCCGCCGGGAACCGTTCCCCGTGGCACCGGGCTCCGCCGGTTCCCCCGGGGACGGTCCGGGTCCCGCGGCCCGGCGCGGTGTCCGGGCCCGGCTGCGGTTCCGCAGCGTGGAGAGCACCGTGGTGCTGCGGGCGCTGGCCGTCGTGGCAATCTGCGGTTCGCATGCGCAGCTTTTCGACCTGCTGGGAGGTGCGCACATCCTGCTGGCCGTGGCTGGCTACAACACGGTCCGCTTTGGGCTCGCCGTGCCGGGCATCACGGCCCGCTGGCGGGCGGCGGCGCGGATGCTGCTCGGGGTGGCGGTGCCCACCATGGCGGTGGCGCTCTTCGGCATGCTTGCCACGCAGCGCTACGGCTGGTCCAACGTGCTGCTGGGCCACTGGCTCTTCGGCCACCCTGTCGCCGGCTCGACACGCAACGAGTACTGGTTCATTGACGCGCTGGCCGCCGGCATCGTGGTGCTTGCGGCGGTGCTCTCGGTCCCCGCCGTCTCACGCGCCTGGGCCCGCGACCCGTGGCGGGTTGCCGCGGTGCTCACCGCGCTGGCGCTGGTTCCGCGTTTCGCGGTGCCGGCACTGACCCAGGGCCCGATGGAGCAGTCCATCATGCCCACGGTCTTCTGGCTGGTTGCCGCGGGGGCGGCCGCCGCTTACGCAGGGACCCGGGGGCGGCGCTGGGCGACCTTCGCCCTGGCGGTGCTCGGCGGGGCCACCTTCTTCCCCGGCGACCCGCAGCACTGCGCCACGGTCCTGGCCGGCGTCGCGGTGCTGCTGTTCATCCAGCGCCTGCCGGTGCCCGCCGCAGCACTGCCGCTGCTGAGCCTGCTGGCCTCGGCCTCGCTGTACATCTACCTGGTGCAGTTCCTGGTGCTGTCGATGTTCGAGAACGACGTCGTGGAGACGATCGCGGCGCTGGCCGCCGGGACCCTGCTCTGGCTCGTGGCCGATCGCCCGGTGCGGCACCTGCAGGATGCGCTGATCCCGATGCGCGGTCGCTGA
- a CDS encoding 4'-phosphopantetheinyl transferase family protein: protein MVEIWWSTLAAADARLAEMLDATERSRLESLQRPADRGRSMVAAALLRVAAGARLGIDPADVVVERGCPECGAPHGPPRILRTGQAVPWVSVSHSGLLVLVALGTNGPLGVDVQRLADLPEPGHGMAWVRREAMFKAGAAGQGGGAIFRELAAPLGGYAAGLAVLAPADARGAVRWVDAAGDGVLAVSRGQTGT, encoded by the coding sequence ATGGTGGAAATATGGTGGTCGACGCTGGCCGCTGCCGATGCGCGGCTGGCGGAAATGCTCGACGCCACCGAGCGCTCCCGGCTGGAATCGCTGCAGCGCCCCGCCGACCGCGGCCGGTCCATGGTCGCGGCCGCGCTGCTGCGCGTTGCCGCCGGCGCCCGGCTGGGCATCGACCCGGCGGATGTCGTGGTGGAGCGCGGCTGCCCCGAATGCGGGGCGCCCCACGGGCCGCCGCGGATCCTGCGCACCGGGCAGGCGGTTCCCTGGGTTTCGGTGAGCCACTCCGGACTTTTGGTGCTGGTGGCGTTGGGCACCAACGGGCCGCTCGGGGTGGACGTGCAGAGGCTCGCCGACCTCCCGGAACCCGGCCACGGCATGGCGTGGGTGCGGCGCGAGGCGATGTTCAAGGCCGGTGCCGCCGGGCAAGGCGGCGGCGCGATCTTCCGCGAACTTGCCGCCCCGCTGGGTGGCTATGCCGCGGGCCTGGCCGTGCTGGCACCGGCCGATGCCCGGGGTGCGGTGCGCTGGGTGGATGCGGCCGGCGACGGGGTCCTGGCGGTGTCCCGCGGGCAAACCGGGACGTAG